The Candidatus Izemoplasma sp. region AGCGCATCATTTAAGCCGAGCACAATACTACTCACATATTTTAACCGTTCTTCATTAAACGCGTTAATTAATTCGGCTTCATGACGTTCTTCATCTTCAATAACCTTTTGAATCCCTGGTACATCCTCTTCGAGAGTTTCATAAATCTCTTGTGCATCTTCTTCGGCTGCCTCGAGTAATTTTGCAATAAAGGTAACCCCAAACAACCAAGATAATACAAGTAAAAACATCACACGGAAACGATTCGGTTTTACCTCAATACCCGTAATCTCTTTGAAGAACGCATTGTGTCGAAACTCATCATTCGCAATCGCTTCTAACATGTCTTTGGTATCTTCATTCTTTGCACGTTTTGCCAGTTTTTGATAGAGTAAGCCACTGGTCACTTCGTCTTTTTGCATACGTATTATTTGTTTTTTTATTGCGTTATCCATCTTATCCTCCTATAAGAAAATCATTAATATTAATCGAACAATCAAAGCAACGATATACGCTACTACAAAAGAATATCCGATACTAAATAACATCCATTTTTTACTTTTTGTTTCTGCTTTAACTGTTGCGACAGTAGCGATACACGGGACATACAGACTTGCAAAAACAACATATGTCATTGCTGCTGTTAAACTAAACGCAGAAGCAATAGCTGTTTCAGAACCATATAATACAATTAGTGATGAAACAACAATCTCTTTCGCTAAAAATCCACTAATTAAACTACTGGTAGCTTGCC contains the following coding sequences:
- a CDS encoding VIT1/CCC1 transporter family protein → MDNAIKKQIIRMQKDEVTSGLLYQKLAKRAKNEDTKDMLEAIANDEFRHNAFFKEITGIEVKPNRFRVMFLLVLSWLFGVTFIAKLLEAAEEDAQEIYETLEEDVPGIQKVIEDEERHEAELINAFNEERLKYVSSIVLGLNDALVELTGALAGLTFALANPKTVALAGLITGVAAAFSMASSEYLATKQDASHKEAITSSLYTGGAYLVAVMLLVSPYLLGLNPYLALGIMVAIVIVIIFVFNFYISIAKDLNFKKRFLEMVTISLGVATFSFLFSFVIKAWLGV